One genomic segment of Actinoplanes ianthinogenes includes these proteins:
- a CDS encoding cutinase family protein: MTSKRKRIALGGAVAAVTVGALVVVQNSFAATIPGTRAAAGCPDVRIIVTRASTEAPGTGIIGSLATAVTRASKQTVTTEATDYPALLNPYPPSVAAGTRALTRQLTDAATGCPDAKIVLMGYSQGAHVIGDVLAGTGRVNGFTRSDAIGENVADRVVAVVLMGDPRFVPGKPFNAGTSRTQGLFPRGADAALDAFADRTQSFCDTGDTFCASGRSVAVHLSYTRKYNRAASAFVLSKIGG, translated from the coding sequence ATGACCAGCAAACGGAAGCGGATCGCACTCGGTGGCGCGGTCGCCGCGGTGACGGTCGGAGCCTTGGTCGTGGTACAGAACAGCTTCGCCGCCACCATCCCGGGAACCCGCGCCGCGGCCGGGTGCCCGGACGTCCGGATCATCGTGACCCGGGCGTCCACCGAGGCGCCCGGCACCGGCATCATCGGCTCGCTGGCCACGGCGGTCACCCGGGCCAGCAAGCAGACCGTCACGACCGAGGCCACCGACTACCCGGCGCTGCTGAATCCGTACCCACCGAGCGTCGCGGCCGGTACCCGGGCGCTCACCCGGCAGCTCACCGACGCCGCCACCGGCTGCCCGGACGCAAAGATCGTGCTGATGGGCTACTCGCAGGGCGCGCACGTGATCGGCGACGTGCTGGCCGGCACCGGGCGGGTCAACGGGTTCACCCGCAGCGACGCGATCGGCGAGAACGTCGCCGACCGGGTCGTCGCGGTGGTGCTGATGGGTGACCCGCGCTTCGTACCGGGAAAGCCTTTCAACGCGGGCACGTCGCGGACGCAAGGTCTGTTCCCGCGCGGGGCCGACGCGGCCCTGGACGCCTTCGCGGACCGCACCCAGTCGTTCTGCGACACCGGGGACACCTTCTGCGCCAGTGGCCGGAGTGTCGCGGTCCACCTGAGCTACACCCGCAAGTACAACCGCGCGGCCAGCGCCTTCGTCCTGTCCAA